Proteins encoded within one genomic window of Candidatus Methylomirabilota bacterium:
- a CDS encoding ornithine cyclodeaminase family protein produces the protein MLILSRRDVLDLLTLPACIEAVEGAFRLHAEGRALGPGVLAVHAVGGSFHIKAAGLAGERCYFAAKTNANFPENPRRHGLPAIRGTVVLADAEDGAPLAVMDSGSITALRTGAATAVAARYLARPDARTATVVGCGVQGEIQLAALAAVLPLERAWVLDLDHGRAEVMAARAGERLGLHVEAAKDLEAALRASDVAATCTPSRRAFVTCAMVAPGTFIAAVGADNQGKQELEPELVVKATLVVDVLEQCAEIGELQHALAARLMARDAVHAELADVVSGRRPGRTREDEITVFDSSGTALEDVAAAVAVYEAARAQGRGTEVAIDE, from the coding sequence ATGCTGATCCTCTCCCGGCGCGACGTGCTCGATCTCCTGACGCTGCCCGCCTGCATCGAGGCGGTGGAGGGGGCCTTCCGGCTCCACGCCGAGGGTCGTGCCCTCGGCCCAGGCGTGCTCGCCGTACATGCGGTGGGTGGAAGCTTCCACATCAAGGCGGCGGGACTGGCGGGCGAGCGCTGCTATTTCGCCGCCAAGACCAACGCCAACTTCCCCGAGAACCCGCGCCGCCACGGACTCCCCGCTATTCGCGGCACGGTCGTGCTGGCGGATGCCGAGGACGGCGCGCCGCTGGCGGTGATGGACTCGGGCAGCATCACCGCCCTGCGCACGGGAGCGGCCACCGCGGTGGCAGCGCGATACCTGGCGCGGCCCGACGCGCGCACGGCGACGGTGGTGGGCTGCGGCGTGCAGGGGGAGATTCAGCTCGCCGCGTTGGCGGCCGTGCTGCCCCTCGAGCGCGCGTGGGTGCTCGACCTGGACCACGGGCGCGCGGAGGTCATGGCCGCGCGGGCGGGAGAGCGGCTGGGCCTTCACGTGGAGGCCGCGAAGGACCTGGAGGCCGCCCTCCGTGCGAGCGACGTGGCGGCGACCTGCACGCCGTCACGCCGCGCCTTCGTCACATGCGCCATGGTGGCGCCCGGGACGTTCATCGCGGCGGTGGGCGCCGACAATCAGGGCAAGCAGGAGCTCGAGCCCGAGCTGGTTGTCAAAGCCACATTGGTGGTCGACGTCCTCGAGCAGTGCGCCGAGATCGGCGAGCTGCAGCACGCGCTCGCCGCCCGGCTCATGGCGCGCGATGCGGTGCACGCGGAGCTGGCGGACGTGGTGTCGGGGCGGCGTCCGGGCCGCACCCGCGAGGACGAGATCACGGTCTTCGACAGCTCGGGCACCGCCCTGGAAGACGTCGCTGCCGCCGTCGCCGTCTACGAGGCCGCGCGCGCCCAGGGACGGGGCACGGAGGTCGCGATCGATGAGTGA